The stretch of DNA CCTCTAACTGATAACCACGCAACTCACCTTGAAAACCTTGAGGCTTACGAGCGGCTTGAACACCGTTAAAGTTGGCCAGCCTCTCGCGAACCTGGGCGAATTTGGCGTCGTAATCGACACTTCCCTGATCCAGCAGCAACGCATCGAGCAAACCAACCTGCGCTGCACCAAACTTCAGGTGATCGCCTTCCAGAACACCCAGACCACCCATGAGTCCGTAGCGATGCACCCACTCTTCCGGAAGAATCCCGAGTGAACCATCGTCGAGATAGACAGTGCTGTCGCCTCGCGCCAGCGCCGAGAGCAACTCAGGGAATGAGACGCGACTGCCACCAAAATCAATATCGGCATGCAGTTCAAACCAGTCGATACCCGATTTGACCTGGAATTTCAGTTCACCAGGCTGACGGACCTGTTTGCCGTCAGCGCGAACTTCCCAGCCTTGACCGATTAGCTTACGAACAGCCGGGCCCAGATCGCGGGCCGTAATTTCAACATCGTGCGGTCCGCGACGGGCATCGATCAAACGGCGCACACCAACATCCTGAAGTGCCGACCAGTAGGTATCTTCCAGATCGCGGTCTCGAACGACGTATCGTCTGGCAGATCTTTGAACGATCGCCCACTGAACACTCGACCCACGAACAGTGGCATCTTCGTATTCAAAAATCACATCAGCCTTCAACCGTTCATGATGCCATTTACTCTTGCCTGGTGAGTGAACCAACAGCAATGGCTGAGGCGAGAGGCGCACTTCCTCGAGTTTCAATTCGTCGGGAAGTTCCAGTCGTGGTAGAGCCGGCATATCGTGAAGGCGATCGACGAGATCGTGCTCTTCACCAGCGGGAACCTCCAGAGGCTGGCCAGATTTCAGGAGCTTCACCCACGCGTAAGCACCAAAATCGTTGAACAGAGAGATGTGATGATCGAGGATCACCAGCCCACCGGGTGTGAGCATCTGTGCGGTTTCCAGCCCACGAGATTCTTCCCCGCGGCGTAAAAATCCTCTCAGCTTCCAGAGATCCTGCCCCTGATCAAATTCCAGAGCCAGACATAACTCCCAAGGTTCCCCGCCATCCCAGACCAAAGGCTCAGTCATCCGCTCTTCAGGATCTGTAAACCGAATTCGTCCTGTGGCACAAATCTGCGGCAAGAGGAGTTCGGTCAGATCGTGAGGAACACGATAGCGCCATGCGGCAGCCTGCATTTCACCAATCATCCCGGTGGTGCTGGAACGATCAGGAGTGCCGCCGACCAGGTGAGCCAGAATCCTGCGATCTTCTTCTTCCTCAATTTCTTCAAGACGACCTGGGCGGAGCTTGAGTGGTTTCAGTTTTCCCCACTGACCACTCGCCCGTCGTTGCCGCTGGGAAGTTTGCAGAATGAGACATTCGGCTTCCTCACTGGCGGCGGGGTCAACTTCGTAAACGACTTCGCGCTCTTTGCCGGGGGCAGAAACAGCATAGCTGCCGGCGCCATCCTGCATGGCGGTTCTTAATTCTTTAAGACGCGTTTCCCATTCACGAGCCGGAGCTGAAACAGGTGTCGGGCGTTCAGCGACAGCCGTTGATTTGGAAAGCGAGAGTTTTCTTGAAGGTGTGGCTTCGAGTTCGTCATCAAGCCAGTCTTCATCCGGCAGATCGAGTGGATCGTCTTCGGTAATGAATGCCGGGATGAAACCGGGTTTAACTCCTGAGGAGATCACTCCCTGCTTTTCGGCAAGGAGAATCGTGGCCCAGACGTGCTTGCAAGACGCCTGTCCGGTGGGATTGGGCTTACCAGCCATGCAGGTACAACTCATTTTGAGTTGACCTTCGTCCCGCATCAGTTGCGTCACGAATTCGACGCCATCTCGCACAGCACCAAAGATCTGATCTTCGGTGATGCGGTTGATGGCAACACGTTCCGCTTGAATGTAGGCCGCTCCGCGAAAACGGATATCTCCTCGAAACTTGCTTTCCAGCAAATCCGACAATGTCATAGAGGCTTCCCTGACTCCACTGGATCAATCGGATGGTGACAGTCGCCCAACTGGCAGGCCACAGACCGACTAATCCCAGCCGAATCGTCTCTGCAATTAAGTGAAAAATGGGTCCATACGCTCGCAAGAGATTCCCACAAGCCTGGCCCCTGACCAAAACTGGCGAAAAAGTTTGCGCAGCGATCCACGGTAATCAAAAGCAGCGCGATTGACTACTGAAGATCCATGAGTCGCAGGGCTTCAAGGAAAAATGGTCTGTTAGACCTACAGATTCAAGGACGCCCCCTTTCGGAAAGAGGCTTGCCTCCAACAATCCTCCAGCCTCGATTCGCCAAAATCACTTTCAGGGATTACACTCTGCACACTTATGCTGGTGGCTCGCGAAATCACTGGCATATCAATCCAGAATTACACAAGACCATTTCTGAAGTGGATGGCATGGCTGCTGAATCACTTTCCACATTGTCTGCCGATGAAGTGCGCCAGTGGTTTCATACGCAAGTGCCGCTGGAAGACTTTCGTGATCAGAAAGTCTTGCTGATTGTCCCGGATGCCACTCGGACAGCTCCCCTGCCCCTGCTGTTTGGAGCGTTATTTGATCGACTCCGGCCGGTGGTGCAGAATCTGGATGTGCTGATTGCTCTGGGAACTCATCCCCCGATGTCAGAGCAGCAGATCTGCAAGCTGCTGGGCATCGCCCCCGAAGAACGTGAGAGGCTTTTTTTCCAAACTCGATTTTTTAATCACGAGTGGGATAACCCCGACCGATTAACCACCCTCGGCGTGCTGACATCACAGCAGACGGCTGAAATTACCGATGGCAGACTCAGCCTCGATGTCCCCGTGCAAATCAATTCGCGAATTGATGATTACGACGTACTGCTGGTGCTGGGCCCTGTCTTTCCCCACGAAGTTGTGGGATTTTCGGGTGGAAACAAATACTTTTTCCCGGGAATTGGTGGCCCGGATATTCTCAACTTTTTCCACTGGCTGGGAGCACTGATCACCAATGTGGGAATCATTGGTGTGAAAGATACTCCGGTTCGACGAGTGGTTGATCTTTCTGCCAGTATGATCCGCCAGAAGAGGCGAGCGATTAAATTCGTGGTCGCTGCCGATGCCAGCCTCTATGGGCTGTTTTATGGCACACCGGAATCCGCCTGGAGTGAGGCTTGTGCCATTTCCGGGAAAGCTCACATTAAACGATTTGATCAGCCTTTCCACACGGTCCTTTCGTGCGCTCCCCCGATGTACGACGAACTCTGGGTCGCGGGTAAATGCATGTATAAAATGGAGCCCGTCGTGGCGGACGGTGGTGAATTGATCATCTACGCCCCGCACATGCATGAAGTCTCAGTGACACATGGCAAGCTGATTGAAGAAGTTGGCTACCATGTTCGCGATTATTTTGTGAAGCAGTGGGATCGATTCAAGCATTACCCATGGGGCATCCTGGCTCACTCGACCCATGTGCGTGGTACGGGAACATTTTCTGATGGTATTGAAAAGCCGCGCGTGAAAGTCACACTGGCATCGGGAATTCCGGAAGAGATCTGTCATCGGATCAATCTTGGATACCGAGATCCTGCTACCATTGACATCGAGTCGTTTGCTAACCGCGAAGACGAAGGTGTGCTCCTCGTCCGCAAATCGGGCGAGCACCTGTACCGCCTCAATGAGGCCTGAGTTTTCCTCAGCTACCCAGTTCTTTCATCATCTGTTTATTGAAACTGCTTTTATGGCCTACACCAACGCAGATCTGGCTTCACGACTTGATTTTGCCCTCGCGGTTTACGCAGAAGCTCGCCAGTTGATTATGAGCTTCTACCAGCATTCTTCTCTCGAAGTGGAAGAGAAGACCGACTTTTCTCCCGTAACGGAAGCGGATCGCGGTGCAGAAAAATTGATCCGCGAACGACTCGATGTCGCGTTCCCTGAAGATGGTGTGCTTGGCGAAGAGTTCCCCGAAAAGCCCGGTCAATCGGCCTTTCGATGGATCCTCGACCCGGTCGATGGAACCAAATCCTTTGTGCATGGGGTGCCGCTCTTTGGCACTTTGATTGGTCTCGAAGTCATTGAAGGCGAACATCGCCATTGCGTCATGGGTGTCTGCGGCTTTCCCGCATTGAATGAAGTGGTCTATGCCTCGGAAGGAAATGGCGCTTATTGGAAAATTGGCGATCAGCCCCCGCGCCGGGTGCATGTTTCGCAAGTCAGTACCATCGAAGAATGCACGTTCCTGACGACAAACATGCAGCGGTGGCAGAAGATCGGTAAGTGGGAGGCCTACACCGAGATCCTCGAACGCTGCAAACTTTCCCGCGGGTGGGGAGATTGCTATGGCCACGTGCTCGTTGCCACCGGTCGAGCCGACCTCATGGTCGATCCAGCTCTGAATCCCTGGGATGCCGCCGCTCTCGTGCCAATTCTCCAGGAGGCTGGTGGTCACTTCGTTGACTGGAAAGGCGTGCCCACAATCTACGGCAAGAACGGGATTTCGGTCACTGGCAAACTGAAAGACGAAGTTCTGCAGATTCTCAACAAATCTTAAGAACCTCCGACAACTCACCACGGTTCTGCCGAGCCGGTTTGACATGCCTTCCATTCAGCACACTGGGCTGGTGTGTCCCACAGGGCAGGCTTGCCCAGAACAACGAGTCTGGCATGACCAACGCCATCACCAGCTTGCCAGCGAGTTACTCTGGAGTTGAACCAAACCTCTGTTCGAGTGACGAATCCACTTTACGAATACCACGCCGACTCCAGCTTTTGAGATCATCGGATATTGATGTATCACCGGGCAAAAGTGAAAGTCGGCCCTCTGTCTGAGAATAAATCTCTGCTGCACAGAAAATGTGATCAGCTCACAGGTTGTATTCAGTCCTCATCGCTGTATATTCGCTGAATCCGACGAGAATTCGTTCACGAAAGCTGTGCAAGGCCACGCGCTGCGGTTATTGCCAGCAAAAGCTATGAGACTGACAATGCCAACCTGCTTTGCCACTTCAGACTCTGAATCGTGCATTTCCCTCGCTAGAGACAAGGCGCCAAACTGCTTGACGAAAAGCACAATCTCTCTTCGTCAGTTTTTGCGCCTCTCGAAGGTCGTGGGGATTTTGCTGCTGGCCGTGACGAGCCTGATGTCACTGGGGTGCCAGTCGCGTGTCGCATCGACAGATGAAATCGTGATTGGCCATTTTGGCTCGATCACAGGTTCCGAAGCGACCTTTGGCATTTCAACGGATCGCGGGATTCAACTGGCGATTGAAGAAGTCAATGCCGCCGGCGGGGTGAACGGTAAGAAAGTTCG from Planctopirus ephydatiae encodes:
- a CDS encoding DEAD/DEAH box helicase, yielding MTLSDLLESKFRGDIRFRGAAYIQAERVAINRITEDQIFGAVRDGVEFVTQLMRDEGQLKMSCTCMAGKPNPTGQASCKHVWATILLAEKQGVISSGVKPGFIPAFITEDDPLDLPDEDWLDDELEATPSRKLSLSKSTAVAERPTPVSAPAREWETRLKELRTAMQDGAGSYAVSAPGKEREVVYEVDPAASEEAECLILQTSQRQRRASGQWGKLKPLKLRPGRLEEIEEEEDRRILAHLVGGTPDRSSTTGMIGEMQAAAWRYRVPHDLTELLLPQICATGRIRFTDPEERMTEPLVWDGGEPWELCLALEFDQGQDLWKLRGFLRRGEESRGLETAQMLTPGGLVILDHHISLFNDFGAYAWVKLLKSGQPLEVPAGEEHDLVDRLHDMPALPRLELPDELKLEEVRLSPQPLLLVHSPGKSKWHHERLKADVIFEYEDATVRGSSVQWAIVQRSARRYVVRDRDLEDTYWSALQDVGVRRLIDARRGPHDVEITARDLGPAVRKLIGQGWEVRADGKQVRQPGELKFQVKSGIDWFELHADIDFGGSRVSFPELLSALARGDSTVYLDDGSLGILPEEWVHRYGLMGGLGVLEGDHLKFGAAQVGLLDALLLDQGSVDYDAKFAQVRERLANFNGVQAARKPQGFQGELRGYQLEGVGWLQFLDEFQFGGCLADDMGLGKTIQMLAFLEERRQGIPAKNRLPSLVVVPKSLMFNWKQEAERFTPQLKVLEYSGLDRAKQREAFTKSDLVLATYGTLRRDIHILKDVDFDYVILDEAQAIKNNTSQVAKATRLLKSVRRVALSGTPIENHLGDLCSIFDFLNPGMLGRSSLFKLHAADPNDRETRKVLAHGLRPFILRRTKQAVANELPDKIEQTIYCEMGEEQQRLYDELRDHFRDSLLGLIESQGLAKTKMHVLEALLRLRQASCHPALLHKSSDEEGSAKLDVLIPHLEELVGEGHKTLVFSQFTSMLAIVRKHLDRAGITYEYLDGQTRDRKECVERFQNDKDCGVFLISLKAGGLGLNLTAADYVFILDPWWNPAVETQAIDRAHRVGQTRQVFAYRLICKNTVEEKIAELQKQKRELADAILEQDNSVMTNLTADDLRMLLS
- a CDS encoding lactate racemase domain-containing protein gives rise to the protein MAAESLSTLSADEVRQWFHTQVPLEDFRDQKVLLIVPDATRTAPLPLLFGALFDRLRPVVQNLDVLIALGTHPPMSEQQICKLLGIAPEERERLFFQTRFFNHEWDNPDRLTTLGVLTSQQTAEITDGRLSLDVPVQINSRIDDYDVLLVLGPVFPHEVVGFSGGNKYFFPGIGGPDILNFFHWLGALITNVGIIGVKDTPVRRVVDLSASMIRQKRRAIKFVVAADASLYGLFYGTPESAWSEACAISGKAHIKRFDQPFHTVLSCAPPMYDELWVAGKCMYKMEPVVADGGELIIYAPHMHEVSVTHGKLIEEVGYHVRDYFVKQWDRFKHYPWGILAHSTHVRGTGTFSDGIEKPRVKVTLASGIPEEICHRINLGYRDPATIDIESFANREDEGVLLVRKSGEHLYRLNEA
- a CDS encoding inositol monophosphatase family protein, which codes for MAYTNADLASRLDFALAVYAEARQLIMSFYQHSSLEVEEKTDFSPVTEADRGAEKLIRERLDVAFPEDGVLGEEFPEKPGQSAFRWILDPVDGTKSFVHGVPLFGTLIGLEVIEGEHRHCVMGVCGFPALNEVVYASEGNGAYWKIGDQPPRRVHVSQVSTIEECTFLTTNMQRWQKIGKWEAYTEILERCKLSRGWGDCYGHVLVATGRADLMVDPALNPWDAAALVPILQEAGGHFVDWKGVPTIYGKNGISVTGKLKDEVLQILNKS